CTACCAGCAAGTCGGCGCGCCGCAAGGGGCGTGCAGTCACCATCCATGAAGTGGCCGCCGCGGCCGAAGTCTCGCCGATGACGGTGTCGCGGGTGATCAACGGCAACGCCAACGTGCGTCCGGCCACCCGCGAGCAGGTCATGCGCGCGGTGCGCGAACTCGGCTACACGCCCAACCTGGCGGCACGCTCGCTGGCCGCCGCGCAGGGCACGCGGATAGCGCTGATCTACACCAACCCGTCGGGTGCCTACCTCAGCGAGCTGCTGGTCGGCGCCCTGCGGGGCGCGGCGCGCTGCGCGGTGCAGCTGGTCGTCGACAGCTGGGACGGACTCAGCGCCGAGGCCGAGCGCAGCGCCGCCCGCGCCCTCGGGCGCAGCGTCGCCGGCGTGCTGCTGCCGCCGCCGCTGTGCGAATCCAAGGGCGTGGTGGCCGAACTGGTGGCCGCCGACGTGCCGGTGGTCGCACTGGCCTCGGCCCGCTTCGGCGACGACGTCTCGCACGTGCGCATCGACGATTTCCGCGCCGGCCGCGAGATCACCGAGTACCTCCTGTCGCTGGGCCACACCCGGATCGGCTTCATCAAGGGCCACCCGAACCAGACCGCCAGCACGCGGCGATTCGAGGGTTTCCAGGCGGCGCTGGCCACGGCCGGCATCAGCCTGGACAGCGGCCTGGTCCAGCAGGGCTACTTCACCTACCGCTCCGGACTGGAGGCGGCGGAGAAGCTGCTCGCGCGCAGGAAGCCGCCGACCGCGATCTTCGCCAGCAACGACGACATGGCCGCGGCCGTGGTCTCGGTCGCGCACCGGCGCGGCCTGGAAGTGCCGCGCGACCTCTCGGTGGTCGGCTACGACGACACCTCCGCGGCCACCACCGTGTGGCCCGAGCTGAGCACGGTGCGGCAGCCGATCGCGTCCATGGCCGATTCGGCCATGGACATCCTGGTGCGCGCGATCAACCGCAAGGAGAAGGACGTGCACATGGTCGTCGACCACGTCGTGGCCCACGAACTGGTGAGGCGGGACTCGGTGGCCCCGCCGGCCAGCCAGGACTGAGACGGGGCCGCCACCCATCCCCGTCATCCTTCCATCTGCTCCAGCTCGCGCCCGCGGGTTTCGCGGACGAAGCGCAGCACGAAGAACACCGACAGCACCGCCGCCGCCGCGTACAGGCCGTAGGCCGCCGCCAGGCCGATGCCGGCCAGCAGCATCGGGAAGGTCCAGGTGATGACGAAGTTCGCCACCCACTGCGCCAGGCCCGCCACCGCCAGGCCCGAGCCGCGGATCTGGTTGGGGAACATCTCGCCCAGCATCACCCACATCACCGGGCCCCACGAGGCGTTGAAGAACACCACGTAGGCGTTGGCCGCCACCAGCGCCACCAGGCCCATCTGCCCCGGCAGCTGCAGCTTGCCGGCCGCGTCCAGGGTGCCGGTGGAGAACGCCCAGGCCACGATGCCCAGGGTCACCGCCATGCCCGCCGAACCCACCCACAGCAGCGGCTTGCGACCGACCTTGTCCACCAGCACGATCGTCACCAGGCAGGCACCGATGCTCAGCGCGCCGGACAGCACGTTGATCAGCAGCGCGTCGTTCTCCGAGAAGCCCACCGCCTGCCACAGCACCGCGCCGTAGTAGAACACCACGTTGATGCCCACCAGCTGCTGGAACGTGGCCAGGCCGATACCCACCCACACGATCGGCCGCACCTTGCCGGTGGCCTTGCTGATCAGGTCCGACAGGCGCGGACGGTGGTGGTCGGCCGCCAGCGAGGCGTCGATCTCGGCCAGCTTGCGCGCCCCGCCCTGCTCGCCGTACAGCCGCGCCAGCACCTTGGCCGCCTTGTCCTTCAGGCCACGGGCCACCAGGTAGCGCGGGCTCTCGGGGATGAAGAACAGCGCGCCCAGGAACAGGAAGGCCGGGGCCAGCTCGGCCCAGAACATCCAGCGCCAGGCCTCGTAGTCCCACCACAGCACCGCGGTCGAGGCGCCGGCATGGCCGGCCAGCCACCAGTTGCTCAGGAACGAGAAGAACAGGCCGGAGATGATCGCGATCTGCTGCACCGTGGCCAGGCGGCCGCGGTAGCGCGCCGGGGCGACCTCGGCGATGTAGGCCGGCGACATCACGCTGGCCGCACCTACCGCCAGGCCACCGAGCACGCGGTAGACCACGAACTCGGCCGAGGAGGTGGCGATGCCCGAGCCCCAGGCCGAGACGATGAAGAACACCGCCGCCCACAGCTGCATCGTGCGGCGGCCGTAGCGGTCGGCCAGGGTGCCGGCGAACCAGGCGCCGACCGCGCAGCCCAGCAGCATCGAGGCGACGTTGAAACCGGTCACCGCCGCGTCGGACTTGAACGCCGCGGTCAGGCCGTCGACCGTACCGTTGATCACGCCGCTGTCGTAGCCGAACAGGAAGCCACCGATGGTGGCCACCAGGCTGATCAGGATGATGAAACGCGTGTTCTCGCCGCCGGCTTCGATGTTCGTCGTGCCGGTCTGCGTGTTTTCAATAACCGCCATCGGGGGCCCCTCCCTCGAGAATCCGCGCGCCCGCCGTGATGCGGCTGGCGGGCGCGGCGCGGTCGCCGGGGCGCGGGCGCCCCGGCTCGTTTCGCGTCAGCGACGCAGCAGGTACTGGTTCAGCAGGTTCTCGTAACGCTCCTGCTTGCCGCTGGTCTGCTTCGGCTCGCCGATCTTGGCGGCCAGCGAGGCCAGGTCGGCCAGGCCCAGCTTGCCTTCCTCGAAGGCCTTGCCGTCGCCGGAGTCGAAGCTGGCGTAACGCTCCTTGCGCCAGGTCTCCCACGGCGAGTCATTGAGCAGGGCGTGGGCGACTTCCAGGCCCTTGGCGAACGCGTCCATGCCACCGATGTGGGCGATGAACAGGTCCTCCATGTCGGTCGACTCGCGACGCGGCTTGGCGTCGAAGTTCAGGCCGCCGACCAGGCCGCCCTGGCGCAGCACCACCATCATGGCGCCGACGGTGTCGTACAGGTCGGTCGGGAACTGGTCGGTATCCCAGCCGTTCTGCGCGTTGCCGCGGTTGGCGTCGATGCTGCCCAGCAGGCCGTGGTCCGAAGCGACCTGCAGGTCGTGCTCGAAGGTGTGGCCGGACAGGGTGGCGTGGTTGGCCTCGATGTTCAGCGAGAAGTCCTTCTCCAGGCCGTGCTCCTTCAGGAAGCCGGCGACGGTGGCGCTGTCGAAATCGTACTGGTGCTTCATCGGCTCCATCGGCTTGGGCTCGATGAAGAACTGGCCCTTGAAGCCGATGCTGCGGCCGTAGTCGCGGGCAGCGGTCAGGAAGCGGGCGAAGTGCGCCAGCTCGCGCTTCATGTTGGTGTTGTGCAGGGTGGCGTAGCCCTCGCGGCCGCCCCAGAACACGTAGTGCTCGCCGTCCAGCTCGACCACGGCGTCCAGCACGGCCTTGACCTGCACCGCGGCGCGCGCGACGACGTTGAAATCCGGGTTGGTGGACGCGCCGTTCATGTAGCGCGGGTGCGAGAACAGGTTCGCGGTGCCCCACAGCAGCTTCATGCCGGTGGCGTTCTGGCGCTCCTTGGCCAGGCCGACGAGGTGCTTGAGGTTCTTCTGGTAGGTGTCGATGTCGTCGGCGTCCGGCGCCAGGTCGACGTCGTGGAAGCACCAGTAAGGCACGCCCAGCTTGGTGAAGAACTCGAACGCGGCGTCGACCTTCGCCTCGGCGGTGGCCATCGCGTTGCCCTTCTCCCACGGGAAGGCGCGGGTGCCCGGTCCGAACGGGTCGGCGCCGGCGTTGCAGAAGGTGTGCCAGTAGCAGACCGCGAAGCGCAGGTGGTCGCGCATGGTCTTGCCGCCGATCACCTTGTTGGCGTCGTAGACCTTGAACGCCAGCGGGTTGTCAGAATCCGGACCTTCGTAGGGGATCGCGCCGATGCCGGGGAAGTATTCGGTGGCGCCGATGAAAGGCTTGCTCATTTTCGGGGTTCCGTTTGGGAGTTCGTGCAGCTGGGATGCGTCAGGCGTACAGCGGCCGGATCGCGTCGAGGTGGGAAAGGAAGCGGGCGTACTGGGCCGCGTACGCGGCCGTTGCCTCGGCGTGCGGATGCGCCGACAGGCGCGGCTCCAGGCGTACGTGCGCGGCCGCCAGCGCGGCCAGGTCGGCATTGCCGCCCTGGGCACGGGTGGTGGCCCACAGGGCCTGCAGGGCGGCGCCGAAGGCAGCGCCCTCGGCCTGCTCGGGCACGTCCACCGGCAGGCCGAATACGTCGGCGACCATCTGTCGCCATACCGCGCTGTGGCTGCCACCGCCGGTCAGGCGGATGGCCTCGAAGCGCATGCCGGCGTCGACGAAGGCGTCGTAGCCGTTCTTGAGGCTGTACACCGCGCCTTCCATCGCCGCGCGATAGAGGTTGGCCACGGTGAAGTTGGTCGCGGTCATGCCGAACAGGCTGCCGCGGCCGTTGGGCAGGTTCGGGGTGCGCTCGCCATTGAGGAACGGCAGCATCAGCAGGCCCTCGGCGCCCGGGCGGGTGCCGGCCAGCAGGGCGTCGCCCTCCTTGGTCGAGAAGCTGCACAGCTTGCCCACCGCCTCGGTGGCGACGGTGCAGTTCATGGTGCAGATCAGCGGCAGCCAGCCGCCGGTGGAGTCGCAGAACGCGGCCCAGCGGCCGGCGTCATCGACCATGGCGCGGTCCGAGTACGCGAACAGCGTGCCGGAGGTGCCCAGGCTCATGCTCAGCACGCCCTGGGTCACGTTGCCGGTGCCGATGGCGGCCATCATGTTGTCGCCACCGCCGGCCGAGACGCGCACGTTGCGCGGCAGGCCCAGGGCATCGGCGATGTGCGCGGCGATCGGGAAGGTGGCATCGGCCTCGACCAGCGGCGGCAGCAGCGCGCCCAGGTCGCGGTCCGGATCGGTGGCGCGCAGCATCTCCTCCGACCAGTGGCGGTTGCGCACGTCCAGCCAGCCGGTGCCGGAGGCGTCGCCGCACTCCATCCAGCGTTCGCCGGTGAGCCAGAAGTTGACGTAGTCGTGCGGCAGCATGATCGAGGCCAGCTGCGCGTATGCCTGCGAGCGGTGGATACGGGTCCACGGCAGCTTGGAGGCGGTGTAGCCGACCAGGATCGGGTTGCCGGCCAGTTCGATGCTGCGCGCGGCGCCGCCGACGGCGTCCATGATCAGGTCGCACTCGGCCGCGGTACTGGTGTCGCACCACAGCTTGGCCGGGGCCAGCACGTTGCCGTCGCGGTCCAGCGGCACGAAGCCGTGCTGCTGGCCGGACACGCCGATGGCGACCACGCGCTCGCGCAGGGCCGGATCCAGCTGGGCGAAGCAGCTGCGGATCGCCTCGATCCACCACTCGGCGCGCTGTTCGCGGCTGCCGTCGTCACCGGCGGCCAGCTCCAGGGCGTGGCCGCTGGTGGCCGCGACCTGGCGCGCGTCCGGGTCGTAGGCGACCAGCTTGACGCTCTGGGTGCCTACATCCAGGCCGACGTACAGGCTCATGCGCGCACCCCGTGCGCGGACGGGCAGCCCAGGGGCCGCGGGTTGGAACGTATTGCCGGGGCAGTGGTCATGGAGCGCTCCAGTGCGCGAAAACGTCGCCAAGGTCCCGCCAGCAAAGGCTTGTTGCAGCGCAACAAAGGCTTCGGCCACGACTTGGCCCGGTCGGGTGCGAAGCCCCGGCCGGGCATCAAGTTAGCGGTATCATTTGCGCTTTCTACCACGATCCGACCACGCGCGCATGCTGCGGGTGCGTATGGACCGGAAGGGATGACGGCGGGGGCAGCGCAGTCCACGGCTCCGGACCACGGGCGGCGGCGGACCCGTGCATGCGAAGCTTTGGCCCCGCCCCGGGGATCGAGACATGCGCGACCACTTCGCCCTGCTGGCCGATTACAACCGGTGGATGAACGCCTCCCTGCACGTGGCGGCCCTGCGCCTCCCGGAAGGCGGGCTGGCCGAGCCTCGCGGGGCGTTCTTCGGCTCCATCCTCGGCACCCTCAACCACCTGGTGGTGGCCGACACGATCTGGCTGCAGCGGTTCGCCGGCAACGACCCGGGCCACTGGCGCGCGTTGCGCCCGCTCGCCGACCTGCCCGTGCCCCGGCGCCTGGACGAGGCCGCCTGCGCCGACCTGCACGCCTGGTGGGAGCGCCGGCAACTGCTGGACCAGGCGATCGCCGACTGGATCGCGGCCTTGCAGCCGCACGACCTCGAACGCGCCATCGCCTATCGCAACATGGCCGGCCAGCCGCACGGGCGGCGGCTGTCGCACCTGCTGCTGCATTTCTTCAACCACCAGGCCCACCACCGCGGCCAGGCCACCACGCTGTTCCACCAGCTGGGCGTAGACGTCGGCCCCACCGACCTGCTGCTGCGGCTGCCTGCCGCCTGAACCCGCCCGGCGAGCCGCTAGAATGCGCGTTTGCCGTTGCGAGTCCGCCCCATGCGTCCTGCCCCGATCTGCGCCGCCCTGTTCGCGCTGGCGCTCGCCGCCTGCCAGCCGGTGCGGCCCGAAGCCCCGCCCGCCGCACCCGCCACCGCGGCGGTGCCCGCCGACGACAACCTCAATGCGGTGCTGTGGGTGCAGCGTTCGACCGAATACCGCGCCCTGCTGGAGCAGGCCTACCGCGCCGCCACCGACAAGCTGGATGCGGCGCTGGCCGACCCGCGGTGGAACGCGCTGGTCGAGGAGGAGCGCGAGGGCAGCGGCCCGCAGCTCAAGCCGGCGGTGGTGCTGGACATCGACGAGACCGTGCTCGACAACTCGCCCTACCAGGCCCGCCTGGTGCGCGACGGCGCCGAGTACAGCGATTCGACCTGGGACGCCTGGGTCGAGGAGCGCAAGGCCCGCGCCGTGCCCGGCGTGGTCGAGTTCGCCCGCGCCGCCAACGCCCGCGGCGTCACCCTGGTCTACATCTCCAACCGTGCCGTGCACCTGACCGAGGCCACCCTGGACAACCTGCGCGCCGAGGGCCTGCCGGTCGAGGGAGACGACGTGTTCCTGGGCCTGGGCCTGAAGGTGCCCGGCTGCGAGCAGCACGGCAGCGAGAAGGACTGCCGCCGCCGCCTGGCCAGTCGCAGGTACCGGGTGCTGATGCAGTTCGGCGACCAGCTCGGCGACTTCCTCAAGATCGAGGACAACAGCCCCGCCGGCCGCCAGGCCCTGCTCGACCGCCATGGCGAGTGGTTCGGCAGCCGCTGGTGGATGCTGCCCAACCCGACCTACGGCGGCTGGGAGCCGGCGCTGTTCGACAACAACTGGAAGCAGCCGCGCGACGCCCGCCGCGCCGCCAAGCGCGCCGCGCTGGAGACCGCGCCGTGAGTCGCGCCCCGCTGCAATTGGCGCCGGAGGAGCGCCTGATCTTCGCCCTGGACGTACCCGGCCGCGCCGAGGCCGTGGAGTGGATCGACCGCCTCGGCGACAGCGTCCGCTTCTACAAGATCGGCATGGAGCTGCTGGCCTCCGGCGAGTACTTCGACGTGCTGGACCTGCTCGGGCAGCGCGGCAAGCGGGTGTTCGTGGACCTGAAGTTCTTCGACATCCCGGCCACCGTGGCCGGCGTCATCCGTGGCCTGGGCCGCTGGAAGGTGGACTACTGCACCATCCACGGCTGGCACCCGGCGATGATGCAGGCGGCCGCCGAGGCGAATACCAATTCCGACATGCGCCTGCTGGCGGTGACCGTGCTGACCTCGATGGACGGCAACGACCTGCGCGCCATGGGCATCGACGGCGAACCGGAACAGGTGGTGGTCCAGCGCGCGCTCGCGGCCCAGGCCGCCGGCATCGACGGGGTGATCGCCTCCGGTCGCGAGGCCGGTCCGATCCGCCGCGCCACCGGCGCCGGGTTCTCGATCGTGTGTCCCGGCATCCGCCCGGACGGCGGTGGCGGCGACGACCAGAAGCGCAGCGTGGGCGTGGCCGAGGCCTTTGCCGCCGGCGCCGACGCCATCGTGGTCGGCCGCCCGATCCGCAATGCCGCCGATCCGGCCGCCGCCGCGGCCCTGATCCAGCAGCAGATTCGCGACTCGATCAAATAAAATCAGCTACTTGCAATATTTAACAAAGGTATTGCATTAGCTTCACGCCGGGACTACAGTCGCCAGCAGCCGGGTCCTGCCGGCGCCGTGCCACAACACGATGTCCTCCGGCATTGCCGGATTGGGGGAGGCTTCGGCCTCCCCGTTTTGTATGTGGACGTTGCCGTCGCGGCCCCGCAGCGGCGACACTCGGGGCCAAGGGGACCCAGGACCAGACCGCATGCAACGATCGAGCCTCGCCCGATCCCTGTCCCGCGCGCGCCCGTGGCTGCTGCCGGCCATGCTCCTGCTGCTGGCCGCCTGCCGCCAGGAGCCGGGCACGGACGGGGAACTGCCGGGCGCCGCCAGCGAGCCGGCCGGCGCCGTGCGGCAGCTGGCCGTGCACCTGCAGCACAACGACCTGGCGGCCTTCGCCCGCGACGCCGTGCCGCCGGCCACCCACGCCGCCCTGGCCCAGGCCTGGGACCGGGACCGCAGCCGCTGGCCGATCACCGAGCTGCCGCTGGACGAACAGCTGCCGTCGCTGATGGCGACCCTCGGCGGGCCCGGCTCGGAAACCGACCTGCGCCGCCTGTTCGACTCCCAGCTCGCCGGACAGGACGCGGCCCTGCGCGAGGCCGCACGCTCGCTGGCCCTCTTCGGCGTGCAGTACCTGCGCCAGCAGGAGGGCTACAGCGACGAGGAGCGCGCCCACTACGTGCAGACCGTCGAGGCGCTGGGCGCCTGGGCCGGCCAGGCCCCGCTGGGCGACCGCACCAGGGGCCATGCCGCGATCGAGCGCCTGGCCGCGGCCGCCCGCGAGGCCGGGCTGGGCAGCGAGGAGGCCCTGCGCGCGGCCGGCATGGAGGGCAGCCTGCAGCGCCTGGGCCCGTTCCTGGCCGCGGTGAAGGCAACCACCGCCGACTACGGCCTGGACCTGGACAGCAGCCTGGTCGACCTGCGCACCGGCCTGGTCGAGGAGAAGGGCGACCACGCCACCGTGCGCCTGCACTATCCGCTGGCCGGGCGCGAGATCGACACCACCCTGCGCCTGACCCGGGTCGACGGCCACTGGTACCTGGACGGCTACCTCGAGGAGGCCGCGCGGATCATCGAGGCCGCCCAGGCGGCAGCCGAGGCCGAGGCGGAGGCCGGGGTCGAAGCCGAAGCCGGGCTCGAGCCCCTGCCGACCCCGCCGTCAGCGACTCCGAACCCGGGTGGGCGATAATCGCCCAATGCCAGAACAGAACCCCCTGCCCTTCCCGGGCCCCGGCACCGACGGCTCCCAGGCCCCGGCCACGCCTCC
This genomic interval from Pseudoxanthomonas suwonensis 11-1 contains the following:
- a CDS encoding sugar porter family MFS transporter, which encodes MAVIENTQTGTTNIEAGGENTRFIILISLVATIGGFLFGYDSGVINGTVDGLTAAFKSDAAVTGFNVASMLLGCAVGAWFAGTLADRYGRRTMQLWAAVFFIVSAWGSGIATSSAEFVVYRVLGGLAVGAASVMSPAYIAEVAPARYRGRLATVQQIAIISGLFFSFLSNWWLAGHAGASTAVLWWDYEAWRWMFWAELAPAFLFLGALFFIPESPRYLVARGLKDKAAKVLARLYGEQGGARKLAEIDASLAADHHRPRLSDLISKATGKVRPIVWVGIGLATFQQLVGINVVFYYGAVLWQAVGFSENDALLINVLSGALSIGACLVTIVLVDKVGRKPLLWVGSAGMAVTLGIVAWAFSTGTLDAAGKLQLPGQMGLVALVAANAYVVFFNASWGPVMWVMLGEMFPNQIRGSGLAVAGLAQWVANFVITWTFPMLLAGIGLAAAYGLYAAAAVLSVFFVLRFVRETRGRELEQMEG
- a CDS encoding LacI family DNA-binding transcriptional regulator, encoding MATTSKSARRKGRAVTIHEVAAAAEVSPMTVSRVINGNANVRPATREQVMRAVRELGYTPNLAARSLAAAQGTRIALIYTNPSGAYLSELLVGALRGAARCAVQLVVDSWDGLSAEAERSAARALGRSVAGVLLPPPLCESKGVVAELVAADVPVVALASARFGDDVSHVRIDDFRAGREITEYLLSLGHTRIGFIKGHPNQTASTRRFEGFQAALATAGISLDSGLVQQGYFTYRSGLEAAEKLLARRKPPTAIFASNDDMAAAVVSVAHRRGLEVPRDLSVVGYDDTSAATTVWPELSTVRQPIASMADSAMDILVRAINRKEKDVHMVVDHVVAHELVRRDSVAPPASQD
- the xylB gene encoding xylulokinase, producing MSLYVGLDVGTQSVKLVAYDPDARQVAATSGHALELAAGDDGSREQRAEWWIEAIRSCFAQLDPALRERVVAIGVSGQQHGFVPLDRDGNVLAPAKLWCDTSTAAECDLIMDAVGGAARSIELAGNPILVGYTASKLPWTRIHRSQAYAQLASIMLPHDYVNFWLTGERWMECGDASGTGWLDVRNRHWSEEMLRATDPDRDLGALLPPLVEADATFPIAAHIADALGLPRNVRVSAGGGDNMMAAIGTGNVTQGVLSMSLGTSGTLFAYSDRAMVDDAGRWAAFCDSTGGWLPLICTMNCTVATEAVGKLCSFSTKEGDALLAGTRPGAEGLLMLPFLNGERTPNLPNGRGSLFGMTATNFTVANLYRAAMEGAVYSLKNGYDAFVDAGMRFEAIRLTGGGSHSAVWRQMVADVFGLPVDVPEQAEGAAFGAALQALWATTRAQGGNADLAALAAAHVRLEPRLSAHPHAEATAAYAAQYARFLSHLDAIRPLYA
- the xylA gene encoding xylose isomerase, which codes for MSKPFIGATEYFPGIGAIPYEGPDSDNPLAFKVYDANKVIGGKTMRDHLRFAVCYWHTFCNAGADPFGPGTRAFPWEKGNAMATAEAKVDAAFEFFTKLGVPYWCFHDVDLAPDADDIDTYQKNLKHLVGLAKERQNATGMKLLWGTANLFSHPRYMNGASTNPDFNVVARAAVQVKAVLDAVVELDGEHYVFWGGREGYATLHNTNMKRELAHFARFLTAARDYGRSIGFKGQFFIEPKPMEPMKHQYDFDSATVAGFLKEHGLEKDFSLNIEANHATLSGHTFEHDLQVASDHGLLGSIDANRGNAQNGWDTDQFPTDLYDTVGAMMVVLRQGGLVGGLNFDAKPRRESTDMEDLFIAHIGGMDAFAKGLEVAHALLNDSPWETWRKERYASFDSGDGKAFEEGKLGLADLASLAAKIGEPKQTSGKQERYENLLNQYLLRR
- a CDS encoding 5'-nucleotidase, lipoprotein e(P4) family — encoded protein: MRPAPICAALFALALAACQPVRPEAPPAAPATAAVPADDNLNAVLWVQRSTEYRALLEQAYRAATDKLDAALADPRWNALVEEEREGSGPQLKPAVVLDIDETVLDNSPYQARLVRDGAEYSDSTWDAWVEERKARAVPGVVEFARAANARGVTLVYISNRAVHLTEATLDNLRAEGLPVEGDDVFLGLGLKVPGCEQHGSEKDCRRRLASRRYRVLMQFGDQLGDFLKIEDNSPAGRQALLDRHGEWFGSRWWMLPNPTYGGWEPALFDNNWKQPRDARRAAKRAALETAP
- a CDS encoding DinB family protein, producing MRDHFALLADYNRWMNASLHVAALRLPEGGLAEPRGAFFGSILGTLNHLVVADTIWLQRFAGNDPGHWRALRPLADLPVPRRLDEAACADLHAWWERRQLLDQAIADWIAALQPHDLERAIAYRNMAGQPHGRRLSHLLLHFFNHQAHHRGQATTLFHQLGVDVGPTDLLLRLPAA
- the pyrF gene encoding orotidine-5'-phosphate decarboxylase encodes the protein MSRAPLQLAPEERLIFALDVPGRAEAVEWIDRLGDSVRFYKIGMELLASGEYFDVLDLLGQRGKRVFVDLKFFDIPATVAGVIRGLGRWKVDYCTIHGWHPAMMQAAAEANTNSDMRLLAVTVLTSMDGNDLRAMGIDGEPEQVVVQRALAAQAAGIDGVIASGREAGPIRRATGAGFSIVCPGIRPDGGGGDDQKRSVGVAEAFAAGADAIVVGRPIRNAADPAAAAALIQQQIRDSIK